In one Dermacentor albipictus isolate Rhodes 1998 colony chromosome 4, USDA_Dalb.pri_finalv2, whole genome shotgun sequence genomic region, the following are encoded:
- the LOC135917684 gene encoding beta-1,3-galactosyltransferase 1-like isoform X4 translates to MSSLAVRILPRLAAVAVCLLFCYGILYRNMNSGRHRPDMSWLLAQQNLRLLVPNDSQPLLAAPRHLCPRFLLVVVCSAVANGAARRALRDTWLRDAASPAVRGFFLLGRTANASLQEQVRAESEMFGDIIEADFLDTYNNLTVKSVVLLKWVDKHCPRSRYVLKTDDDMYVNVQNLVNLLRAKGGRRLLLGCLIRGATPVRDWTSKWYVPPFVYTHHTYPDYLSGTGYVMSGDVVGPLYRAALDTPFFFMEDIFITGMVAQKLGLKPNNSNGFKFYKRKNDPCQFRRLITAHLMTPSELRAMWTKVHDTTIKCS, encoded by the exons ATGTCCTCGCTGGCGGTGCGGATACTGCCTCGACTGGCTGCGGTGGCCGTGTGCCTGCTGTTCTGCTACGGCATCCTCTACCGGAACATGAATAGCGGCCGACACCGGCCCGACATGTCCTGGCTGCTGGCGCAGCAGAACCTGCGGCTACTCGTGCCCAACGACTCGCAGCCGCTGCTGGCCGCGCCGCGCCACCTGTGCCCGCGGTTCCTGCTGGTCGTCGTCTGCTCCGCGGTGGCCAACGGCGCCGCCCGGCGCGCCCTGCGCGATACGTGGCTCCGCGACGCAGCGTCCCCTGCCGTGCGCGGCTTCTTCCTGCTGGGCCGCACGGCGAACGCCTCGCTGCAGGAGCAGGTGCGCGCCGAGAGCGAGATGTTCGGCGACATCATCGAG GCTGACTTCCTGGACACCTACAACAACCTCACCGTCAAGTCGGTAGTGCTGCTCAAGTGGGTGGACAAGCACTGCCCGCGCTCGCGCTACGTCCTCAAGACGGACGACGACATGTACGTGAATGTGCAGAACCTGGTGAACCTTCTGCGCGCCAAGGGCGGCCGCCGCCTGCTCCTGGGATGCCTCATCCGCGGCGCGACCCCCGTGCGCGACTGGACCTCCAAGTGGTACGTGCCGCCGTTTGTGTACACGCATCACACGTATCCGGACTACCTGTCCGGCACCGGCTACGTCATGTCCGGCGACGTGGTGGGCCCGCTGTACCGGGCGGCGCTCGACACGCCTTTCTTCTTCATGGAGGACATCTTCATCACCGGCATGGTGGCGCAGAAGCTGGGCCTCAAGCCCAACAACTCGAACGGCTTCAAGTTCTACAAGCGCAAAAACGATCCGTGCCAGTTTCGCCGACTCATTACGGCGCACCTGATGACGCCCAGCGAATTGCGTGCCATGTGGACCAAGG
- the LOC135917684 gene encoding beta-1,3-galactosyltransferase 1-like isoform X1, whose translation MRGGVTKTPSPCRRLRPTARWFSLRWPLRRLALSLVALAGAGRFGVACRTSRRRSRCRRFLPWWSCPSSSVSVEDMSSLAVRILPRLAAVAVCLLFCYGILYRNMNSGRHRPDMSWLLAQQNLRLLVPNDSQPLLAAPRHLCPRFLLVVVCSAVANGAARRALRDTWLRDAASPAVRGFFLLGRTANASLQEQVRAESEMFGDIIEADFLDTYNNLTVKSVVLLKWVDKHCPRSRYVLKTDDDMYVNVQNLVNLLRAKGGRRLLLGCLIRGATPVRDWTSKWYVPPFVYTHHTYPDYLSGTGYVMSGDVVGPLYRAALDTPFFFMEDIFITGMVAQKLGLKPNNSNGFKFYKRKNDPCQFRRLITAHLMTPSELRAMWTKVHDTTIKCS comes from the exons ATGCGAGGGGGCGTGACGAAGACGCCGTCGCCGTGTCGTCGCCTTCGCCCAACGGCGCGCTGGTTCTCGTTACGCTGGCCGTTGCGGCGGCTCGCGCTGTCGCTGGTCGCCCTGGCGGGTGCTGGGCGGTTCGGTGTCGCGTGTCGGACGTCCCGTCGTCGCAGCCGATGCCGCCGCTTCCTTCCGTGGTGGTCGTGCCCGAGTTCGAGCGTTTCCGTC GAGGACATGTCCTCGCTGGCGGTGCGGATACTGCCTCGACTGGCTGCGGTGGCCGTGTGCCTGCTGTTCTGCTACGGCATCCTCTACCGGAACATGAATAGCGGCCGACACCGGCCCGACATGTCCTGGCTGCTGGCGCAGCAGAACCTGCGGCTACTCGTGCCCAACGACTCGCAGCCGCTGCTGGCCGCGCCGCGCCACCTGTGCCCGCGGTTCCTGCTGGTCGTCGTCTGCTCCGCGGTGGCCAACGGCGCCGCCCGGCGCGCCCTGCGCGATACGTGGCTCCGCGACGCAGCGTCCCCTGCCGTGCGCGGCTTCTTCCTGCTGGGCCGCACGGCGAACGCCTCGCTGCAGGAGCAGGTGCGCGCCGAGAGCGAGATGTTCGGCGACATCATCGAG GCTGACTTCCTGGACACCTACAACAACCTCACCGTCAAGTCGGTAGTGCTGCTCAAGTGGGTGGACAAGCACTGCCCGCGCTCGCGCTACGTCCTCAAGACGGACGACGACATGTACGTGAATGTGCAGAACCTGGTGAACCTTCTGCGCGCCAAGGGCGGCCGCCGCCTGCTCCTGGGATGCCTCATCCGCGGCGCGACCCCCGTGCGCGACTGGACCTCCAAGTGGTACGTGCCGCCGTTTGTGTACACGCATCACACGTATCCGGACTACCTGTCCGGCACCGGCTACGTCATGTCCGGCGACGTGGTGGGCCCGCTGTACCGGGCGGCGCTCGACACGCCTTTCTTCTTCATGGAGGACATCTTCATCACCGGCATGGTGGCGCAGAAGCTGGGCCTCAAGCCCAACAACTCGAACGGCTTCAAGTTCTACAAGCGCAAAAACGATCCGTGCCAGTTTCGCCGACTCATTACGGCGCACCTGATGACGCCCAGCGAATTGCGTGCCATGTGGACCAAGG
- the LOC135917684 gene encoding beta-1,3-galactosyltransferase 1-like isoform X3 has translation MAPTTLSRRPHARTKSQEDMSSLAVRILPRLAAVAVCLLFCYGILYRNMNSGRHRPDMSWLLAQQNLRLLVPNDSQPLLAAPRHLCPRFLLVVVCSAVANGAARRALRDTWLRDAASPAVRGFFLLGRTANASLQEQVRAESEMFGDIIEADFLDTYNNLTVKSVVLLKWVDKHCPRSRYVLKTDDDMYVNVQNLVNLLRAKGGRRLLLGCLIRGATPVRDWTSKWYVPPFVYTHHTYPDYLSGTGYVMSGDVVGPLYRAALDTPFFFMEDIFITGMVAQKLGLKPNNSNGFKFYKRKNDPCQFRRLITAHLMTPSELRAMWTKVHDTTIKCS, from the exons GAGGACATGTCCTCGCTGGCGGTGCGGATACTGCCTCGACTGGCTGCGGTGGCCGTGTGCCTGCTGTTCTGCTACGGCATCCTCTACCGGAACATGAATAGCGGCCGACACCGGCCCGACATGTCCTGGCTGCTGGCGCAGCAGAACCTGCGGCTACTCGTGCCCAACGACTCGCAGCCGCTGCTGGCCGCGCCGCGCCACCTGTGCCCGCGGTTCCTGCTGGTCGTCGTCTGCTCCGCGGTGGCCAACGGCGCCGCCCGGCGCGCCCTGCGCGATACGTGGCTCCGCGACGCAGCGTCCCCTGCCGTGCGCGGCTTCTTCCTGCTGGGCCGCACGGCGAACGCCTCGCTGCAGGAGCAGGTGCGCGCCGAGAGCGAGATGTTCGGCGACATCATCGAG GCTGACTTCCTGGACACCTACAACAACCTCACCGTCAAGTCGGTAGTGCTGCTCAAGTGGGTGGACAAGCACTGCCCGCGCTCGCGCTACGTCCTCAAGACGGACGACGACATGTACGTGAATGTGCAGAACCTGGTGAACCTTCTGCGCGCCAAGGGCGGCCGCCGCCTGCTCCTGGGATGCCTCATCCGCGGCGCGACCCCCGTGCGCGACTGGACCTCCAAGTGGTACGTGCCGCCGTTTGTGTACACGCATCACACGTATCCGGACTACCTGTCCGGCACCGGCTACGTCATGTCCGGCGACGTGGTGGGCCCGCTGTACCGGGCGGCGCTCGACACGCCTTTCTTCTTCATGGAGGACATCTTCATCACCGGCATGGTGGCGCAGAAGCTGGGCCTCAAGCCCAACAACTCGAACGGCTTCAAGTTCTACAAGCGCAAAAACGATCCGTGCCAGTTTCGCCGACTCATTACGGCGCACCTGATGACGCCCAGCGAATTGCGTGCCATGTGGACCAAGG